A segment of the Neochlamydia sp. S13 genome:
AGGTAAGGCGAAGAAGTTATTAAATAAGCTGGTATAATTTAATACTTCTGCTACCGCCCTGCCTCCATGTAAAGCTCTAAGAAGGCTTAACATTTTTTTTAGCAGCATTCCTTCTTCTTCGCCTTTTATTGCTTTTAGAAGCAGATGGGTTATTAGCTTCCACAGCAACCTTTGTTGATTTGTTGGCCATGCTTCCATGCTGAGGTTGTTGGGTAGCTTTGGATTCAGGTGGCAATTCAACTAGCTTGTTAAGAATATTTTTCTGATTAGGGTTAAGTTTAGTACGGATAAGAGATTGCTGAGCTGCCGTTAGCGTATTAAAAGTCTCAAGCGCACGACGTCTTCTCTTTATCTTCTGATGAATATCTTCCATCGATAAAGTTTTCTCTTGCTCATTGTCTTTTTCTCTCTTGTCTTCCAAAGTCTGCTCTTCTTTTTTAATATCACCTTGAGCAGGAAGCTGTACCTGACTTTCTACATGCTCGTCGTCATTTTTGACTGACTCTAACCTTTGTAAAAGCTCTTCCTCCGCTAACTTTTCTCGTTCAATCCCCATTGAGAGTGATTCTTGTGCGTACATGGTTGAGTTACGTGCAGAATGACTAGGGGTATCCCGCCATTCATCCAAGTTTACCGAGTTACGTGCTGAGCTGCTTATCGATCCTGGCTCGTCACTTAGTTTATTGGCCATTTGATTAAAAGCACTTCCTAATGTTTGTAATAAGAGATCGTTTTCAGCTTCGGAATGCTGTTCATCTTCTTGGGGAGTTACACTTTTTAATTTCATCGCTAAAATAAGGTCTAGCAAATCTTCGACATCCTTGTCCTCTTCTATGTTTGAGGAATTGATGAAGGTATTAGGTGGGAGAGGTGGTGGTGGAGGCACTCCATTACCAGGAATGGCAGGGAGAGGACGAGATTGTGTATCTGTAGATAGCGCAGCTTTTTTAGCAGCAGGCAAAGATTCAACTGCTTGAGAAGATGGTAAAGAGGTAGGGTCAGAAGGTGATTTATTTAGGTCAGCCTGGGATTGCTGCGGACTAGTAAGGTGCAATTTATCATGAATATCTTTGCATGTTTTAGGCGAAACGATACCAGTTATTAAACAACAAATAGGAGAAATAGTTAAAAACATCACAAATTTATAGGCATGCAAAGCAACATTCATCCAACTTTTGGAAAGATTTTCAGAAATGAGGTTACAGCTTTCAAGCTTACTCCAACTTCTTTTTTTCAAAGCAGGTATTTGACCTAATGTAGTGATATAAGTAGCGGCAGCCATTTTGATAATAAGATTAGCTAGTTGTTGGCCTGCAGAGGGCACACAAGATATTGTCGATACAAACACCCAACTTCGCGCAGCTAAACGATATTTACCTGCTTCACTTAAAACAGCTTTATGGAGAGCCCAATTAGCGGGAGAGGCATCTATAGAAAAAAACTTAGATCTAGTAACACTTGTAGCCATATGACACCTTTATGCAAAAATTTGAATACCAACGTGCATATTAATAAATACCCAAATAGTTTACAATTACAACTTTAATAAGCCTGTTTAGAAGTTTATAGAAATAAGAGGTAGAGATACGAGGCGGAAAGTGATTTCCTATTTTTTGACAAATGAGCAAAGTCTTAACAGATAAGCTTGGGTAAATAAAAAGATTACCATAAAGTATTTCCACTATGCAGAGGTATTAACCTATGAATCTTAAGGAACAGCGGGATAGTTTTACTCCCTCATTTCTAAAAGCCAAAATCTAAGCTTTCCTCTTCACTCTCGCTTTCATCTTGTGCTATAGCTAGGCGTAAACTATTTAAGCTACTCGTTAACAATTCCTGGCATGAGGTCTTTTCTAGTTTGTCTTCGTTTGAAGTTTTTTCCTCTTTTCTTAAAGCATCATGAAAGTTCTTACTTGTAAAACTCTTAGAGCTACAAGAGGAGTTATAAGAGCGGTTTTTATTTAAAAATTCACGGTCAAGCTCGGTATAATCAAATTGACCATTCTGATCATCCTCACTCAGCTCCCATTCACTTTCCTCAATAGGAGATTTTTCTTCTCCTGCAGATGAAGCATTCTTCTCCGTAAGCTGCGAAAGCTTGCACCAGAATGCACCACTCATATTTAACAAAAGATCTGACATGCTCACAGATTTATGAGCCACTAAATCTTTCTGGCTTAATTCTGAGTCTGCATCAGCCGAATGAGTCCTCTTTAGAGTTTCTCGGTACGGTACTGATAAACTGGATATAGGACAGCTGCTCTTAGTTATCTGCTTAGCTTGTGCTTGCGCAGGGATCAGGCTAGTGTTTACACTTAGTTTAGCTGAAGCATGAGAAAGACCTGGTTGAATAGGCTTTAGTTTAACTCTAGATAAAATCTGGGGAGTTACCACAAAAGGAGCATTAAGAACTGCCGATTTTGGCTTGAGTGACCTACATTTCTTAAGAGTGAGCCTATTTACTTTTTTTAAACCTTCAAGTTTTAAACCTTCAAGGCCTTTTTGGGACCTAGGCTTAGTAACGGTATTTGCGCACGACCGACTTAAATAGGAATCAACAGAGCTATTATGTTTAGGAGGTAAGAGGCTATTTGCAGAAGAAATATGCATGTTTACAAGGGTATTGAATGCTAAGCGATGGGAAGCTGAGCTTTCAATTAAAATCCTACCTATGAGGGTAAGCTTAAAGCAAAGAATAGCAGCCATACCTGCTAAGATGCGTAGAGCAAGACTCCTGACTTTTACCGAATACCCATCTTTTTGAAAGATTATTTTCTTACCGAACGCTACATTAGCAAAAAAATAAAAAAAATTTCCTATTTTTTCTCTTTTATCCGCCTGATGGGCAGGTCCTTCATAAATATGAAAAGCACGTGAGCCCAATTTGCTTATATTTCTTACTGCCATATTGTGTCCAAAATTTAATCTTACACAATAACACATTTCTTATTTATAATAAAGAACTATTACAGTTAATTAATTAATAAACTAATAAAAAATGTTAATTATATTTTAAATATTACCTTAGAACACTGTAAAGCTTGCTTTAAGCCAAGCTTTCCCTTAAAGAATAAATTCATCATCTATTTGCTGCAAAAGATTATTTTCAATAAGATAGCGAAAAGTAGTAGGACTTAGAGGTTAAGTAAATGGATAAGGTGTACAAAATTTATTTAGGTTGGCTGAAAACGTTTTTTTATCTTTTATTAACTTTCTTATTACTAATAATTTTGATTCCTTCCTCTTCCTTGAATAGTTATGAACTAAGTGAACTAGCTTTGAAGGAAGTGCCTGCCTCTTTTAAGGGCCGGTTCAGGCCTTTAGAGGTAACAGCTCGTTTATGGCTTGAAGAATATTATCATCGACAATCTATCAAGGCACAGCATTATCAGGCTTTTCATAAGGTTGGACCTTCGGCCTTATCTCTTCTTTGGCATCTTCAATTTCAGGCTCATTATAACTGGGATGATATTCCTCTTTTTTGGATCTACTCAGCCCGCTTGAAAGAATTATTAGACCTGCCCGTGAAAGATAATTATTTTACCTATCAACAGCTTCATCAAGCGATTTATGAACGTAAAAAAACTAATCTTGCGTTGATTAAAGAATTAGTCACCTACCATTTCCTTAAAGCTTATTTTGAAGTTCCTAACCCCGCTAATAGAGAAAAAATGGAGTTGAGGCATCTATCTTCTGGGCTGTGGGCTACCTTCAAAAAAGGTCAGGTTTTTATTACCGACCATCCTAAAAATCCTCCTTGGCAATACCTTAAAGCCGGGTTTATGACTTCTGATCCCATTGAGGAACTTACTTCCGACTATGTTAAAAAACATCGTCCTCTTAACGAAGAAATTTTAAGAATTCTACAAGCTGTAAAACAGTTTTCTTATCTAAAAGGCCCCTACGCCGAGGGAGATAATGAATATCAAGCACTTTATCGGCAATTAACAGCAAAAAACTTAGCTCCCTATCAAATCGCAGAATTTCTTGAGCAAGAATATCCTTTAAACCAACGGCTAGCTTATGCGGGCACAATCTTCAAGGTTTTGCCCTCCAAAGATGGTGAATGGTATTCTCTTAATACTCTGACCATGCATCACTACAATGTAGAAAAAAATCTGTTAGAGCCTATTCCCAATTTTACTCTTTATCCAAATGAACAATTTGAGCAGCTACGCGATCTTTACTATAAGCTTATCAAGGATTATAACAATAAAGAATACAAGCAGCAGCTAGCTTATCTACTGATGGATAATTATCCTATCCTAATTGGACAGCCTATTCAAAAGGCTTGGGGAAAATCTCTCACTTACCCTTCTATCAAAAAGTTAAGAATGGAGCATTGGTATTATCAACTACCTTTAATCGAAGCCACTATCGCTCTCTATAGCTTAGCTATTATTCTATTCTCCATTGGACTTAGCCAGAAAAAGCAAAAATTTAATAAAATTGGTTCTTGCTGTACCTTCCTAGCATTTTGCTTAAATACTTTAATTTTAGTTCTTCGATGCCTTATTTTAGAGCGTCCTCCAGTATCTAATATGTTTGAAACGGTGATTTATGTACCATGGATCGCTGTATTAACAAGCCTTGTCCTTGCTAGGAAAATGAAAAATTCCTTCATTATGTTAAGCGCATCTATCGTAGCCTTAGCTTTAATTATTATGATTAAAGTGACAGGCTTAGGAAGCGGCTTAGAAAATGTTCAAGCTGTTTTAGATTCTCACTATTGGTTAATTATTCATGTTTTAATGGTAGTAGGCAGCTACGGAGTTTTTGCCTTAGCAGGCGTTTTAGGACAAATCTACCTTTGTCAATATATAATTCATAAACATGAAACGTCCGAGATGCGTGAATTAGGCCAAACAATTTTGCAAGCGGTCTATGTGGGAGTTATCCTTCTTATTCCCGGCACTCTATTAGGAGGGGTTTGGGCAGCGCAAAGTTGGGGTCGTTTTTGGGATTGGGATCCTAAAGAATCCTGGGCATTTATCTCTAGCTGCATTTATCTTATCTTTATCCATGCCTACACCTTTAAACATATCTATTTCTTTGGATTAGCGATGGGTTCAATATTAGGCTTGCTAGCTATTAGCTTTACATGGTATGGAGTGAACTACATCTTAGGTACAGGATTACATAGCTATGGATTCGGAGCAGGGGGAGAAATTTATTATTATCTGTTTATTTTAGCGGAACTATTTTTTTTAATAGTTGCTGGCTATTTTCATTTAAAAGCCGTACAGGTAAAATCTTTTGAACGGAAATAAAATGATTTGTTAAAATTTTAGCATGCTACATAGAGCCTACACAAATCTCCCAATAATAGGTTAGCTTATAGGAACCCCATGAAACATATTAAAAGTGAAAGATTAAAAAAACTTGAAGTAGAACTTAACGATCTTGAACAATGGCTTAAACTTGGCCTCGTTCCTAAAAAGGATATGGATAAACATAAGGAAGAAATACGCGCTATTCAGACTAAAATTGAAGAAGAAAAAGAAAGACTTAAGTTTCTAAAAGAAAGTGGTGAAGCTGAAGAATATATAGCTCCCAAACGTCCTACAGCCCGAGCAGGCTACACCGAGATGCCAACTATCCCTGACATAGATATGGGAGATACAGGGGCAGGCATAGGCGATACAGCTTTTGACATGGAAACTGATGCCATTGATGTAGAAAGCTCTGTGATTGAGGAAAAGGATGAAACTGAAGATGAAGAGGGAGCTACACGCGACGAAAATGCTGAAGAAGAGGAAGAAGAAGAGGAATCTTATTTTAGTGATCGCAATCGATGGCGCCGTGGAGGGATCATAGACCCTGATGCAGATGAATGGTAGAATTTATAAAGAGCCTCCTCCTTTGTTAAAAATTAAGATGTTTAATCTAAATGCCGTCCCCTAAAGAGCCTATTAGCCTTTATTTTCATGTACCTTTCTGCACACATAAATGTGGCTATTGCCACTTTTATGTGCTACCTAATCGTCAAGATCTGAAAAATATTTTCATGCAAGCTTTGGCTAAGGAATGGTCGTTACGCCTTCCGGATCTTATGGATAAAGAAATTGTTAGTATTTATTTTGGTGGGGGTACGCCTTCTTTATTAGGAGTCGAGTATCTAGGTGAAATTATTGAATGGATCAAACGAGACGTGAACTTTGATCCTTTAACCACTGAGATTACCCTTGAAGCCAATCCAGAAACTATTACTTTTTCTCTTATGCAAGCTTATGCACTAGCCGGTGTCAATCGGGTGAGCATAGGCATACAAACACTCAGTAATACCTTATTAGAAAAGCTAGAAAGACAGCATAGCGCAGAAAAAGCTATCGAAGCAGTTTGGGCATCCTATGAAGCTGGCTTAAAAAATCTTACCATCGATCTCATGTACGACCTTCCTAACCAAACTCTAGCCATTTGGAAAGAAACTCTTTTGCAGGTAAGCAAATTACCCATTAAACACTTATCGCTTTATAATTTAACTATCGAACCTCATACTACCTTTTTCAAATATCGTGATCTTTTACTGAAAACTTTGCCAGATCCTGACTTAAGTTTACAAATGTATGAGCTGGCTCAAGCCATGCTAAACAGCTGCAACTTAAAACAATATGAAATATCAGCTTTTGCTCAAGAGGGCTTTCAGTCTAAGCATAACACAGGCTACTGGGCAGGTCGTCCTTTTTTAGGATTGGGCCCCTCGGCATTTAGCTATTGGAAAGGTAAACGTTTTCGCAACATTGCTCACCTTAATCGTTATGCTTATCTATTGAATAATGGGAATTTCCCTCTTGATTTTGAAGAACAGCTTGATCCTGAGGCAAGCCAAAGAGAGTTATTGGCGATTCGCCTAAGAATGAGAGAAGGAATTGATTTAAAAACTTTTCAACAAGCACATGGTGCACTTAGCCAAGAGACATTACAAAATCTTACCTGCTTAGAAGAGCAAGGATTTATTAATAAAGAATCAAGTAGGATAAGTCTTTCCCAGCAAGGCGTTCTTTTTTATGATACGGTAGCAACCGAGCTTATCTAAACTTCTATAAATTCTACCGACAACTAACTAGAAAGATGGCCGCTTTTTTCTCTAAATTGGGTAAAGGCATCTTTTTCCATCTATGTACAGGCTCCGAAACAACTCCTTGCTCAGGCATAGTCAATTCCCAAGCAGTGCAAAGCCAAGTATCTTCTGCTAACGTATTTAATAAACTTTGAAGCATATGCATATTGCGATAAGGGGCTTCCATAAAAATTTGAGTAGCCTGGTCTGTTCGCGATAAAGCTTCTAATCGTTTAATATCTTTCAAGCGACCTGCTTCATCCGCTTTTAAATAACCGTGAAAAGTAAAGCGTTGTCCTGAAAACCCAGAATGTATAAGGGCCAGGAGAATAGAAGAAGGACCATTAAAGACTTGCACGGCTATACCCGATTGACGTGCACGACGTACCAGCTTAGAGCCAGGATCTGCTACACAAGGCAAGCCTGCATCCGATATCAAACCCCAGCGCTCACCTTTACGAATAGGTTCTAATAAAAAGTCGATATCCTCTTCAGGAGTATGTTCATTATAAATAGCTACCGTCATCTCAGAGAGTGGTTTTTTAGTTTTGAAACGGCTTAGATAACGACGTCCTGCCTTTTCACTTTCACAAATCAGCCCATCAAGAGTAGAGACGACTTTATCTACACTATTGGGCAAGAAAATTTCATGATAACGATGCTCCCCTAAAAGATTAGGTAAAAGTAACAAAGCGGGTTTATTCATAGTTGTTAACCTTAAATGATAAGTTTTGCTATAAGACGCTCGATCAGATAAGAATGATCCGTTGAGCTGTTTTTGGCTGACGTTTCAGCCTCATCTATTAAAATCATCCCCCTGCGAAAACGAGCCATCCCATAATTTCTAGCCAGCTGGACATGTCTTTCCAGAATTTGCCCTTTCATATAGCCAAATTGTTTAGACACTTCTGCCCCACTTCCCCCCTGGGCTAGAATGGTGCATACTTGAAAATCAGTTTGAAATTGGCTACGAATTTGCCTCAGCAAGATGAGCAAAGGTGTGCCCTCTTGAAGCAAAGCTACAGCTATACGTAAAGCAGTAGAGGCATCTCGGCGAAAGAGCGCTTCACCTAGTTGCCAAATCGTTTCCGTATTTACAGGAATGCAAACCGCGTCTACATCTTCTAAGGAGATCTGGCGCTTTTCGCCCACATAACAGACTAATTTTTCTATCTCTTGGCTTATAATTGCCTGTTCGGTACCCATCTGTTTTAAAAGCGCCTGACTAGCAGAAGGGTTGATCTGTTTTCCATAGTGATTAATCGTTTGATCAATCCACTCTTTTAAAGACTTTTCTTTTTCCCATGGTTTTTCTTCCGCTATTTCTAAAATGATCCCTACCCGTTCACTTTTCTTATAAAAATTCGTAGAGGC
Coding sequences within it:
- a CDS encoding cytochrome c biogenesis protein, which translates into the protein MDKVYKIYLGWLKTFFYLLLTFLLLIILIPSSSLNSYELSELALKEVPASFKGRFRPLEVTARLWLEEYYHRQSIKAQHYQAFHKVGPSALSLLWHLQFQAHYNWDDIPLFWIYSARLKELLDLPVKDNYFTYQQLHQAIYERKKTNLALIKELVTYHFLKAYFEVPNPANREKMELRHLSSGLWATFKKGQVFITDHPKNPPWQYLKAGFMTSDPIEELTSDYVKKHRPLNEEILRILQAVKQFSYLKGPYAEGDNEYQALYRQLTAKNLAPYQIAEFLEQEYPLNQRLAYAGTIFKVLPSKDGEWYSLNTLTMHHYNVEKNLLEPIPNFTLYPNEQFEQLRDLYYKLIKDYNNKEYKQQLAYLLMDNYPILIGQPIQKAWGKSLTYPSIKKLRMEHWYYQLPLIEATIALYSLAIILFSIGLSQKKQKFNKIGSCCTFLAFCLNTLILVLRCLILERPPVSNMFETVIYVPWIAVLTSLVLARKMKNSFIMLSASIVALALIIMIKVTGLGSGLENVQAVLDSHYWLIIHVLMVVGSYGVFALAGVLGQIYLCQYIIHKHETSEMRELGQTILQAVYVGVILLIPGTLLGGVWAAQSWGRFWDWDPKESWAFISSCIYLIFIHAYTFKHIYFFGLAMGSILGLLAISFTWYGVNYILGTGLHSYGFGAGGEIYYYLFILAELFFLIVAGYFHLKAVQVKSFERK
- the holA gene encoding DNA polymerase III subunit delta, whose protein sequence is MKYSHLKAFEKHLESAAPVHFAPVYTIICKDEFNRKIAYERLISHLLGEQISNPMALCIYSDEKVDISKVMAELHSLGSFVSKRVVVIHHAESLLKAATEKLLAYYENPNKNVYLVLTATSLNASTNFYKKSERVGIILEIAEEKPWEKEKSLKEWIDQTINHYGKQINPSASQALLKQMGTEQAIISQEIEKLVCYVGEKRQISLEDVDAVCIPVNTETIWQLGEALFRRDASTALRIAVALLQEGTPLLILLRQIRSQFQTDFQVCTILAQGGSGAEVSKQFGYMKGQILERHVQLARNYGMARFRRGMILIDEAETSAKNSSTDHSYLIERLIAKLII
- a CDS encoding SAM-dependent methyltransferase, whose translation is MNKPALLLLPNLLGEHRYHEIFLPNSVDKVVSTLDGLICESEKAGRRYLSRFKTKKPLSEMTVAIYNEHTPEEDIDFLLEPIRKGERWGLISDAGLPCVADPGSKLVRRARQSGIAVQVFNGPSSILLALIHSGFSGQRFTFHGYLKADEAGRLKDIKRLEALSRTDQATQIFMEAPYRNMHMLQSLLNTLAEDTWLCTAWELTMPEQGVVSEPVHRWKKMPLPNLEKKAAIFLVSCR
- the hemW gene encoding radical SAM family heme chaperone HemW, with amino-acid sequence MPSPKEPISLYFHVPFCTHKCGYCHFYVLPNRQDLKNIFMQALAKEWSLRLPDLMDKEIVSIYFGGGTPSLLGVEYLGEIIEWIKRDVNFDPLTTEITLEANPETITFSLMQAYALAGVNRVSIGIQTLSNTLLEKLERQHSAEKAIEAVWASYEAGLKNLTIDLMYDLPNQTLAIWKETLLQVSKLPIKHLSLYNLTIEPHTTFFKYRDLLLKTLPDPDLSLQMYELAQAMLNSCNLKQYEISAFAQEGFQSKHNTGYWAGRPFLGLGPSAFSYWKGKRFRNIAHLNRYAYLLNNGNFPLDFEEQLDPEASQRELLAIRLRMREGIDLKTFQQAHGALSQETLQNLTCLEEQGFINKESSRISLSQQGVLFYDTVATELI